A single window of Gossypium arboreum isolate Shixiya-1 chromosome 13, ASM2569848v2, whole genome shotgun sequence DNA harbors:
- the LOC108462175 gene encoding uncharacterized protein LOC108462175 has product MDLGNHNDGQGNRVNHVHNPILLVDDRDRAIRQYVVPLFNELNPGIRIPNIEAPQFELKLVMFQMLQTVGQFSALGRRVAEIHEVDALTSFSAQSNQGNGPNTHMQHRPSQSQGFSQQAPKAPQVESSNSLEDLLKAYMAKNDTLIQSQATTLKNLENQIDEPIEKKESQPTVEVPTPKNPNVEKVDEICLRIVPYPQRLQQHKQKQEVEALEQMSNYVKFMKDILSKKKRLSEYYTVTLTKECSAFLQNKLPPKLKELKSFTIPCNIRESYYGKALCNLGASINLMPKSISKLLRIGEVRPTTMKLQLTDRSLAYPEGKIEDVLVRVHKFMFPSNFIVLDFKENKEVLIVLGRPYLPTGRTLIDMQKGELTTIVQDD; this is encoded by the exons atggaccttggaaatcatAATGATGGACAAGGTAATAGAGTCAATCATGTGCACAATCCAATCCTTCTTGTTGATGATAGGGATCGTGCTATTAGACAATACGTTGTGCCACTCTTCAAtgagttaaatccaggaattagGATACCGAATATCGAGGCAccccaatttgaattgaaactagtaatgtttcaaatgctccaaacggTGGGCCAGTTCAGTG CTTTAGGAAGACGAGTAGCTGAGATTCATGAAGTTGATGCTCTCACTTCATTCTCTGCTCAG AGTAATCAAGGAAATGGACCCAACACTCATATGCAGCATAGACCCAGCCAATCTCAAGGGTTTAGTCAACAAGCCCCAAAAGCACCTCAAGTTGAATCATCAAATAGTTTGGAGGACTTGTTGAAGGCGTACATGGCGAAAAATGACACTTTGATTCAAAGTCAAGCAACAACACTGAAAAATCTAGAGAACCAGATAG ACGAACCTATTGAAAAGAAGGAAAGTCAACCAACAGTTGAAGTTCCTACACCAAAAAATCCGAATGTTGAAAAAGTTGATGAG ATTTGCCTCAGAATAGTTCCATATCCTCAAAGACTTCAGCAGCATAAGCAAAAACAGGAG GTGGAGGCTTTAGAGCAGATGTCCAACTACGtaaagtttatgaaggatatttTGTCCAAGAAGAAAAGACTTAGTGAGTATTACACTGTTACTTTAACGAAGGAGTGTAGTGCGTTCTTACAAAACAAGCTACCTCCGAAATTGAAAGAACTTAAAAGTTTTACAATACCCTGTAACATCAGAGAATCTTACTATGGTAAAGCTTTGTGTAACTTAGGAGCAAGCATCAACTTAATGCCCAAATCTATTTCCAAGCTATTGAGAATAGGTGAAGTAAGACCCACTACTATGAAACTTCAACTTAcagatcgatctttagcatatcCCGAAGGAAAGAttgaggatgttttggtaagagttcATAAGTTTATGTTTCCTTCTAACTTCATTGTGTTagattttaaagaaaataagGAAGTTTTGATTGTCCTTGGGAGACCTTACCTACCTACGGGAAGAACGTTGATAGATATGCAAAAAGGAGAACTCACAACGATAGTTCAAGACGATTAG